A genomic segment from uncultured Desulfuromonas sp. encodes:
- a CDS encoding FAD-dependent oxidoreductase produces the protein MNRTRLVVIGGDAAGMSAASQAKRYCPELEIVVFERSPHTSFSACGIPYYVGRVVDKKESLIIRTPEKFRERDGIDVRILHEVEGSDPTARRVQVRDLQSDRVWWESYDQLLIATGAQPLCPDLPGSDALEICGVNTLQSGLEIRQRLDGGGIKRAVVVGGGYIGLEMAEALVKNGLEVSLIDRSPQVMGTLDDDMGALVSNALRDFGVSLYLEESLTSFGTKDGRVTGVVTDQRTLPADIVILGLGVKPNTALAAAAGIPLGEKGSIRVNERMETGIAGIWAAGDCAESFHLVSRRPFYIALGTVANRQGRVAGINLGGGYATFPGVVGTAVTKICQVEVARTGLQEKDVAAFGLEHVSAVIKSRTKAGYYPGAGEISVKLLAEKGSGRLLGGQIVGMEGSAKRIDTLATALHAGFTVEEMINLDLGYAPPFSPVWDPVVTAARVLAKKL, from the coding sequence ATGAACAGAACAAGGCTTGTCGTTATCGGCGGAGATGCTGCGGGAATGAGTGCGGCCTCACAGGCAAAGCGCTATTGTCCGGAACTGGAGATTGTCGTTTTCGAGCGGAGTCCACACACCTCTTTTTCCGCGTGCGGGATCCCCTACTACGTCGGCCGGGTTGTCGACAAGAAAGAATCTCTCATTATCCGCACACCGGAAAAGTTCCGGGAGCGGGATGGAATTGACGTCAGAATTCTCCATGAAGTCGAAGGGAGCGATCCGACTGCACGGAGAGTCCAGGTCCGCGATCTGCAGAGCGACAGGGTCTGGTGGGAATCGTATGATCAACTGCTGATTGCGACAGGCGCCCAGCCGCTCTGTCCGGATCTGCCCGGCTCAGACGCCCTGGAGATTTGCGGAGTCAACACCCTTCAGAGTGGTCTGGAGATACGACAACGACTGGACGGCGGAGGGATAAAAAGAGCGGTGGTCGTTGGCGGTGGCTATATCGGCCTGGAGATGGCGGAAGCTCTGGTAAAAAACGGTCTTGAGGTATCACTGATTGACCGGTCGCCTCAAGTCATGGGAACCCTTGATGATGACATGGGAGCACTGGTCTCCAATGCTCTTCGCGACTTTGGGGTCAGCCTGTATCTGGAGGAGTCGTTGACCTCCTTTGGCACAAAAGACGGGCGAGTGACAGGGGTTGTGACCGATCAACGGACGTTACCGGCTGACATCGTGATCCTCGGTCTCGGAGTGAAACCCAACACCGCGCTTGCCGCAGCAGCCGGTATCCCTCTAGGAGAAAAGGGTTCGATCCGGGTGAACGAGCGGATGGAAACCGGAATTGCCGGTATCTGGGCAGCGGGTGATTGCGCCGAATCGTTCCATCTGGTAAGCCGTCGACCCTTCTATATTGCCCTCGGCACGGTCGCCAACCGTCAGGGTCGGGTGGCCGGCATCAATCTGGGCGGAGGTTACGCCACTTTTCCCGGAGTCGTCGGGACGGCTGTGACAAAAATCTGTCAGGTCGAAGTTGCCCGCACCGGCCTCCAGGAGAAGGACGTCGCAGCTTTTGGCCTTGAACATGTGAGCGCTGTGATCAAGAGCCGCACCAAAGCAGGCTACTATCCGGGTGCCGGAGAGATTTCCGTCAAACTGCTTGCTGAAAAAGGGAGTGGTCGTCTGCTCGGTGGCCAGATCGTCGGCATGGAAGGCTCGGCCAAGCGGATCGATACGCTGGCGACCGCCCTGCATGCCGGCTTTACCGTGGAAGAGATGATCAATCTTGATCTGGGTTATGCTCCCCCGTTTTCACCGGTCTGGGATCCGGTGGTGACAGCTGCCAGGGTTCTGGCCAAGAAACTCTAG
- a CDS encoding chemotaxis protein CheB, with translation MKSRNAENNFPVVCVGGSASGLDADIRLLGYLSINMGVAIVNRLRTVATLQHEILPHHTTMPVELITERLNIKPDQVFIIPEKRGLPVFEGKFRLKPILKPRGWPDVITVFLRSLTEHRDGRLIAVVVSGLDGDGARFWPEPA, from the coding sequence ATGAAATCCAGAAACGCAGAAAATAACTTTCCTGTCGTTTGCGTTGGTGGCTCAGCTAGTGGTCTCGACGCCGATATCCGGTTACTAGGGTATCTTTCGATCAATATGGGTGTCGCTATCGTCAATCGCCTGCGAACCGTAGCTACCCTGCAGCACGAGATTCTCCCGCACCACACAACGATGCCGGTGGAATTGATCACGGAGAGATTGAACATCAAACCCGACCAGGTATTCATCATTCCAGAGAAGCGCGGTTTGCCCGTTTTTGAGGGGAAATTTCGCCTCAAACCGATATTGAAGCCGAGAGGATGGCCCGACGTGATTACGGTTTTTCTACGCTCCCTGACGGAGCACCGGGACGGCCGACTGATCGCTGTTGTTGTCTCGGGCCTTGATGGCGATGGAGCGCGGTTTTGGCCTGAACCGGCATGA
- a CDS encoding sterol desaturase family protein: MNRSLLAAVRVRILKLSRTPANYWGEFVLDFPLGIFLVGAGLQSFDDHPVLALLTFLTGLFVFSFFEYFFHRWMFHGSIQVMVEGHRAHHENPLGYDSIPFFLPALILLGLVGICVLLMPVGYAFLLTGAIAFGYVTYGLSHFIIHHHHFRRGLTRRWAAKHHIHHFHPDSNFGVTTPLWDILLRTRYRQHKVK, translated from the coding sequence ATGAACCGGAGTCTGCTTGCAGCCGTGCGGGTCCGTATCTTGAAACTGTCGCGGACTCCGGCAAACTACTGGGGTGAATTCGTTCTCGATTTTCCGCTTGGTATTTTTCTGGTTGGCGCTGGATTGCAGTCCTTTGACGATCATCCGGTTTTAGCATTACTCACTTTCCTGACGGGCCTGTTTGTTTTCAGCTTTTTTGAGTATTTCTTTCACCGCTGGATGTTTCATGGATCGATTCAGGTCATGGTGGAGGGGCACCGCGCCCATCACGAAAATCCGTTGGGTTACGACAGTATTCCCTTCTTTCTGCCGGCGCTGATACTATTGGGACTGGTCGGGATATGTGTTTTGCTAATGCCGGTCGGTTATGCGTTTTTGTTGACCGGCGCCATTGCCTTTGGCTATGTCACCTACGGGCTGAGCCACTTCATCATCCATCACCACCATTTTCGCCGCGGACTGACTCGACGTTGGGCTGCCAAACATCACATCCATCATTTTCACCCCGATAGCAATTTCGGTGTCACCACACCGCTGTGGGACATATTACTCCGCACCCGATACCGGCAACATAAGGTCAAATGA
- a CDS encoding BON domain-containing protein produces the protein MFRINRFKAILAGLVLVAAFTGCASTSKQESTGQYIDNSVVTTKVKTAIFNEPTLKSLQINVESFKGEVQLSGFVDSVQSVTKAGEIARSVEGVVAVQNDLVVK, from the coding sequence ATGTTCAGAATTAATCGCTTTAAGGCCATTCTGGCCGGTCTGGTTCTGGTCGCGGCCTTCACGGGGTGTGCGTCGACCAGTAAGCAAGAAAGTACTGGCCAGTATATCGACAACTCAGTCGTCACCACCAAGGTGAAAACAGCCATCTTTAACGAACCAACCCTGAAAAGCCTGCAGATCAATGTCGAATCCTTCAAAGGGGAAGTTCAGTTGAGTGGCTTTGTCGATTCGGTGCAGAGTGTCACAAAAGCGGGAGAGATTGCCCGCAGTGTCGAGGGGGTCGTCGCGGTGCAAAACGACCTCGTTGTCAAATGA
- a CDS encoding ATP-binding protein, whose protein sequence is MHQLELEIQNVELIKTRSELEAANVALEAFNSTVSHELRQPLTLISCYAQILEDLCNDQLDRRFREYLQEIQKSTMQMGRRINCLLSFSSADHKKMRREKVDLSALAKTVAKELKLTTPGRHVRFQSIEGISVNADPELCSLVLENLIGNAWKFTGDQEKSVIDFGATQIDGILVCFVKDNGPGFTETDAEKLFKPFQRLAGEKGEGYGIGLATVQRIVQRHGGRVWAESALGKGATFFFTLE, encoded by the coding sequence ATGCACCAGCTTGAACTGGAAATTCAGAACGTCGAACTGATCAAAACCAGGAGCGAGTTGGAAGCAGCCAACGTTGCACTCGAGGCATTCAACTCTACGGTTTCTCACGAGCTACGTCAGCCACTGACGCTTATCAGTTGCTACGCCCAGATTCTTGAGGATCTGTGTAACGACCAACTCGACAGACGTTTCAGGGAATATCTTCAGGAAATTCAGAAAAGCACCATGCAAATGGGTCGACGTATCAATTGTCTTCTAAGTTTTTCAAGCGCTGACCACAAGAAAATGCGCCGGGAAAAAGTTGATCTGAGTGCTTTGGCGAAAACTGTGGCAAAGGAATTGAAACTGACCACACCGGGGCGCCATGTCAGGTTTCAGAGTATCGAGGGGATTAGCGTCAATGCCGACCCAGAATTGTGCAGCCTGGTTCTGGAAAACCTTATCGGGAATGCCTGGAAATTTACCGGCGATCAAGAAAAGTCCGTCATCGACTTTGGTGCAACCCAAATTGATGGCATATTGGTTTGTTTTGTCAAAGACAACGGCCCAGGATTTACGGAAACCGATGCGGAGAAGTTGTTCAAACCCTTCCAGCGTCTTGCTGGGGAGAAAGGTGAAGGTTATGGAATCGGCTTGGCCACAGTGCAGCGAATCGTCCAGCGTCATGGCGGAAGAGTCTGGGCCGAAAGCGCCTTGGGCAAGGGAGCAACGTTCTTTTTTACCCTGGAGTGA
- a CDS encoding ATP-dependent 6-phosphofructokinase, whose amino-acid sequence MQRIAVLTSGGDAPGMNAAIRAVVRTGLENGWKVFGVRHGFSGLLSGEFVPLKARDVGGIIQLGGTMLGSARCLEFKTEKGQLQALSNLHQKKIEGLIVIGGNGSQTGANALSLRGFPVVGIASTIDNDLVGSDMTLGVNTALNVALEAIDRLKVTASSHHRAFLVEVMGRNCGYLALMAAISGGAETVVIPEVEIDPETVADDLRTAYENGKSSAIVIVAEGASYNAEEIADFFHVHRERLGFDLRVTKLGHVQRGGAPISFDRLLGTLLGAAACQQLLRSEHGVLVGILKGQIATTPLTDVIASEKQLDLSLLDLAKVLAK is encoded by the coding sequence ATGCAACGAATTGCCGTATTGACGAGTGGAGGAGACGCCCCCGGCATGAACGCCGCTATCCGGGCTGTTGTGCGAACCGGGCTTGAGAATGGCTGGAAAGTGTTCGGGGTTCGGCACGGTTTCAGCGGGCTGCTTTCGGGGGAATTTGTTCCCCTAAAAGCGAGAGATGTAGGCGGCATTATCCAACTCGGCGGGACCATGCTCGGGAGTGCCCGGTGTCTTGAATTCAAAACCGAAAAGGGACAATTGCAAGCATTGTCCAATCTCCACCAGAAAAAGATTGAAGGCCTGATTGTGATTGGCGGCAATGGTTCCCAGACTGGAGCTAACGCACTATCGCTACGAGGTTTCCCCGTCGTCGGCATCGCTTCGACTATCGATAACGACCTCGTTGGCTCCGACATGACCCTCGGGGTGAATACTGCCCTGAATGTAGCTCTGGAAGCGATTGACCGACTCAAGGTCACTGCGTCCTCGCATCATCGTGCCTTCCTTGTTGAGGTCATGGGACGCAACTGTGGTTATCTGGCTCTTATGGCCGCAATTTCCGGTGGTGCCGAAACGGTGGTCATTCCCGAGGTAGAAATCGATCCGGAGACCGTGGCAGACGATCTTCGAACGGCATATGAAAATGGCAAGTCAAGCGCCATTGTGATTGTTGCCGAGGGTGCCAGCTACAATGCCGAGGAAATAGCTGACTTCTTCCATGTTCACCGGGAGCGGTTGGGTTTTGATTTACGTGTCACCAAACTGGGCCATGTCCAGCGTGGTGGTGCCCCGATCTCGTTTGACCGCCTGTTGGGGACTCTCCTTGGCGCGGCGGCGTGTCAGCAGTTACTCAGGAGTGAACATGGGGTGCTGGTGGGGATTCTCAAGGGTCAGATCGCTACGACTCCGCTTACGGACGTCATAGCCAGCGAGAAGCAGCTGGATTTAAGTCTGTTGGATCTTGCGAAGGTATTGGCAAAATAG
- a CDS encoding plasma-membrane proton-efflux P-type ATPase: MKVDVAQPKGQETKPGSKSVGTEDLKSIPMAELLTALMASPGGLSQAEAEKRLTRYGPNELEEKKANPLLKFLTYFWGPIPWMIEVAVILSAVAKHWPDFAIILLLLVANAVVGFWEEHQAGNAIAALKAKLAIKARVKREGQWVTMEARELVPGDVIRLRLGDIVPADARLLEGGPVEVDQSALTGESLPSTRKPGEAVFSGTIIRQGEIGALIYATGANTFFGKTAQLVQQANTISHFQRAVLKIGNYLIILAATLVAVIITVALFRGDPILTTLQFALVLTVAAIPVAMPTVLSVTMAVGARLLARKEAIVTRLAAIEELAGVDVLCSDKTGTLTQNRLTLGEPFCVNDIPADEVILNAALASRIDNKDSIDLVVLGGLANDQALSAYQVVHFQPFDPVHKRTEASIKGADGTTFKVTKGAPQVILALADNIGEIKPAVEEAINEFAERGFRSLAVARADEQGPWQLLGVLPLFDPPRDEARKTIAAARLLGVNVKMVTGDQVAIARETAVKLGLGTNILDAGGFGGTQHHETSQLAESIESADGFAQVFPEHKFHIVDVLQQRGHIVGMTGDGVNDAPALKKADCGIAVSGATDAARAAASIVLMTSGLSVIIDAIKESRNIFQRMNSYAIYRITETLRVLLFMTVSILVFNFYPVTAVMIVILALLNDGAILSIAYDNVHYQDQPESWNMHMVLGVSTVLGVIGVVSAFGLFYLGEQVFHLDRAHIQTLMYLKLSVAGHLTIFLTRTRKSFWSIRPAKILWIAVLGTQIVATLVAVYGLFMPPLGWGLALFVWAYALVWFLVNDRVKLLAYRVFDPTAAPLLLPKTAVDGTPRIASRAYELYEQQGHRGGHAVEDWLKAEREIGENEDRK, translated from the coding sequence ATGAAAGTCGATGTCGCTCAACCCAAGGGCCAGGAAACGAAACCGGGATCGAAATCAGTCGGGACCGAAGATTTGAAATCCATTCCCATGGCGGAGTTGCTGACCGCATTAATGGCGTCGCCAGGCGGCCTCAGTCAAGCGGAAGCTGAAAAACGGCTGACCCGGTACGGGCCGAACGAGCTTGAAGAAAAGAAGGCCAATCCACTCCTGAAATTTCTTACCTACTTTTGGGGGCCCATTCCGTGGATGATCGAAGTGGCGGTGATCCTTTCGGCGGTCGCAAAGCATTGGCCGGATTTTGCCATCATCCTGCTGCTGCTGGTTGCCAATGCCGTGGTCGGTTTCTGGGAAGAACACCAGGCCGGTAATGCCATCGCTGCGCTGAAGGCCAAGCTGGCGATCAAGGCCCGGGTGAAACGCGAGGGCCAGTGGGTCACCATGGAGGCGCGCGAGCTGGTGCCGGGCGACGTCATCCGTCTGCGGTTGGGCGATATCGTGCCGGCCGATGCGCGGCTGCTGGAAGGAGGCCCGGTCGAAGTGGATCAGTCGGCGCTGACGGGAGAGTCGCTCCCCTCCACGCGCAAACCCGGCGAGGCGGTGTTCTCGGGGACGATAATTCGCCAGGGCGAAATCGGCGCGCTGATCTATGCCACGGGTGCGAACACCTTTTTCGGTAAAACGGCGCAACTGGTTCAGCAGGCAAACACCATCAGCCATTTCCAGCGTGCGGTGCTGAAAATCGGCAATTACCTGATTATCCTCGCAGCGACCCTGGTGGCGGTGATTATTACCGTCGCCCTGTTCCGGGGCGACCCGATTCTGACCACCCTGCAGTTCGCTCTGGTGCTGACCGTGGCCGCGATTCCTGTGGCGATGCCCACGGTGCTGTCGGTGACCATGGCAGTTGGCGCGCGCCTGCTGGCCAGGAAAGAGGCAATTGTCACCCGGCTGGCGGCCATCGAGGAATTGGCGGGCGTCGATGTGCTCTGCTCAGACAAAACCGGCACCCTCACCCAGAACCGGTTGACACTGGGCGAGCCGTTTTGCGTAAATGACATCCCTGCCGATGAGGTGATTCTTAACGCCGCGCTGGCCTCGCGCATTGACAATAAGGACAGCATTGATCTGGTCGTGCTGGGCGGGCTGGCAAACGATCAGGCCCTATCCGCTTACCAGGTGGTGCATTTCCAGCCCTTCGACCCGGTGCACAAGCGCACTGAAGCGAGCATCAAGGGCGCGGACGGAACGACGTTCAAGGTGACCAAGGGTGCACCGCAGGTGATCCTGGCGCTGGCGGACAACATCGGCGAGATAAAACCCGCCGTCGAGGAGGCGATCAACGAATTTGCGGAACGCGGCTTTCGTTCCTTGGCTGTGGCTCGGGCGGACGAACAAGGTCCGTGGCAATTGCTCGGCGTGTTGCCGTTGTTTGATCCACCCCGGGATGAAGCCAGAAAGACTATCGCGGCCGCCCGGCTGCTGGGGGTCAACGTCAAGATGGTGACGGGCGATCAAGTGGCGATCGCCCGAGAAACTGCGGTGAAACTGGGATTGGGCACCAATATCCTCGATGCCGGCGGCTTCGGCGGCACGCAACATCATGAGACGTCACAGTTGGCGGAGTCGATCGAGAGTGCGGACGGTTTCGCTCAGGTCTTCCCCGAACATAAGTTTCACATTGTCGATGTTCTACAGCAACGCGGTCACATTGTCGGCATGACCGGCGATGGAGTGAACGACGCCCCGGCGTTGAAAAAAGCCGACTGCGGCATCGCCGTTTCCGGAGCCACAGATGCGGCGCGCGCCGCGGCGTCCATTGTGCTGATGACATCCGGCCTGTCGGTGATCATCGACGCGATCAAGGAGAGTCGGAATATCTTCCAGCGAATGAACAGCTACGCAATCTATCGCATTACCGAGACCTTGCGAGTTCTGCTGTTCATGACGGTGTCGATTCTGGTGTTCAATTTTTACCCGGTGACTGCGGTCATGATCGTGATTCTGGCGTTGCTCAACGACGGCGCCATCCTGTCCATTGCCTATGATAATGTTCACTATCAGGACCAGCCCGAGTCCTGGAACATGCACATGGTGCTGGGGGTTTCCACGGTGCTGGGCGTCATCGGGGTCGTCTCCGCCTTCGGCCTGTTCTATCTCGGCGAGCAAGTTTTTCATCTCGACCGTGCGCACATCCAGACGTTGATGTATTTGAAGCTTTCGGTGGCGGGGCACCTGACCATCTTTCTCACCCGCACGCGCAAGTCATTCTGGTCGATACGGCCAGCGAAAATTTTATGGATAGCAGTGCTCGGCACCCAGATTGTGGCGACTCTGGTGGCGGTTTATGGGTTGTTTATGCCACCCCTGGGCTGGGGTTTGGCGTTGTTCGTCTGGGCCTATGCGCTGGTGTGGTTCCTGGTCAATGACCGCGTGAAACTGCTCGCGTACCGGGTCTTCGATCCGACAGCCGCACCTCTTCTCTTGCCCAAGACTGCGGTCGATGGGACCCCGCGAATCGCCAGCCGCGCCTATGAACTCTATGAACAGCAAGGACATCGCGGGGGGCACGCGGTTGAGGATTGGCTCAAGGCAGAGCGTGAGATTGGCGAAAATGAAGATCGGAAATGA
- a CDS encoding IS4 family transposase, with product MNSGQTVFRQLLQFLPRHDFNLCVRRYRGDYRAKKFSTFDQFLCLAYAQMAGRESLRDIETCLNSHREKLYHIGFRGSVSRSTLADANERRDWRIFQDFGQILIRTAQQLYCDEPFALELGQPLYAFDSTTIDLCLSLFPWAEFRTTKAAVKMHTLLDLRGTIPTYVAITTGKVHDVRMLDAMPVTEDAIYTMDKAYTDFSRLHALHRQGAFFVIRAKDNLRFKRLYSAAKDKSAGIRADQTIVLVTYKSKKDYPEKLRRVSYVDKERNKHLVFWTNNFTVPAPTVAEIYKQRWQVELFFKWVKGHLRIKSFYGTSINAVKSQIWIALSIYLLVVIAKKKLNIPCPLYTFLQILEVNLFEKKPISSLVADALKQIQDLPDDNQLNLFNY from the coding sequence ATGAATTCAGGCCAAACTGTTTTTCGGCAACTGCTCCAGTTCCTGCCACGCCACGATTTCAACCTGTGCGTTCGTCGCTATCGCGGCGATTACAGGGCGAAAAAGTTTTCTACGTTCGATCAGTTTCTGTGTCTCGCCTATGCTCAGATGGCTGGCCGCGAAAGCCTGCGTGACATCGAGACTTGTTTGAACTCCCATCGGGAGAAGCTTTATCACATCGGTTTTCGTGGCTCTGTTTCTCGCTCGACCCTGGCTGATGCCAATGAACGCAGAGACTGGCGCATCTTTCAGGATTTTGGTCAGATCCTGATCCGCACGGCCCAGCAGCTTTACTGTGACGAACCGTTTGCTCTGGAACTTGGCCAGCCGCTGTATGCGTTTGACTCTACGACAATCGACCTGTGCTTGAGCTTGTTTCCCTGGGCAGAGTTTCGAACAACCAAAGCGGCCGTCAAAATGCATACGCTGCTCGACCTGCGGGGAACGATCCCGACCTATGTCGCCATAACTACAGGCAAGGTTCATGATGTCCGAATGCTGGACGCTATGCCGGTGACTGAAGATGCCATCTACACTATGGACAAGGCCTATACCGATTTCTCGCGGCTCCATGCATTGCATCGGCAAGGAGCATTCTTCGTTATCAGAGCCAAGGACAACTTGCGCTTCAAGCGCCTGTATTCGGCCGCCAAAGATAAGTCAGCCGGTATCAGGGCGGATCAAACCATTGTCCTGGTGACCTACAAATCGAAAAAGGACTACCCGGAAAAACTTCGTCGGGTCAGTTATGTTGACAAAGAACGAAACAAGCACCTGGTGTTTTGGACCAACAATTTCACGGTTCCGGCACCGACCGTTGCTGAAATTTACAAGCAGCGCTGGCAGGTCGAGTTGTTCTTCAAGTGGGTCAAAGGACACCTGCGGATCAAGTCGTTTTACGGCACATCGATCAATGCTGTGAAGAGCCAGATTTGGATTGCACTGAGCATTTACCTGTTGGTGGTGATCGCCAAGAAAAAGCTCAATATTCCATGTCCGCTCTACACTTTTTTACAGATTCTGGAGGTCAATTTGTTCGAGAAAAAGCCCATTTCATCGCTGGTTGCTGATGCTCTCAAGCAAATTCAAGACCTTCCGGATGATAACCAGTTGAACTTATTCAACTATTAA
- a CDS encoding antitoxin Xre-like helix-turn-helix domain-containing protein → MTQLSHDHENFNLHSIETRRDLAKLITKLFEHWQLNNEDQAALLGLSPKSTNTLRRYRRGEPLANNIDLLDRVGHLLGIHKSLRLLYPRNRNLAYQWIRLPNKKFDDKSPLEIMKDRRFRGLISISRYLDSMTSQ, encoded by the coding sequence ATGACTCAACTATCCCACGACCATGAAAATTTCAATCTCCACAGCATCGAAACCCGCCGAGACCTTGCCAAGCTGATTACGAAACTGTTTGAACATTGGCAATTGAACAATGAAGATCAGGCCGCTCTGCTGGGCTTGTCACCTAAAAGCACCAATACACTTCGGCGTTATCGACGAGGTGAACCTCTGGCCAACAATATTGATCTTCTGGATCGAGTCGGGCACCTGCTTGGCATTCACAAAAGCTTGCGATTGCTCTACCCGAGAAACAGAAACTTGGCCTATCAATGGATTCGTTTGCCGAACAAAAAATTCGATGACAAATCGCCTCTTGAGATTATGAAGGACAGACGCTTTAGAGGATTGATCTCAATCAGCCGTTATCTTGATTCCATGACCAGCCAATAA
- a CDS encoding DUF3596 domain-containing protein, with translation MGKVRVRKETGKLYFDFMYQGLRCREMTALNNTVENQRKIEQMLKRIDAEIMLGQFDYGRYFPKSKMLEKLARQERLLSCGSRDDPLFKDFVEEWLFENEVRWKKSYAGNIRGILRNYLLKRFGEKKVSCITKAEILKFRSTLAKVTDGNRLSPDRINHIMTPLRMILADAADRYDFTTPFTGLKQLPVAPSQVDPFSLKEVWRFLDQVRQDYRNYYLVRFFTGMRTSEVDGLKWCYVDFDRREILIRETLVKGQVETTKTHGSARTIQMSVPVYDALKQQKLVTEQTSDYVFCTENGTPLNYSNVAARIWYPTLKRLGLKKRRPYQTRHTAATLWLAAGENPEWIARQMGHTTTKMLFTIYSRFVPNLTRNDGSAFENLIVSARQPEREAL, from the coding sequence ATGGGTAAAGTGCGTGTGCGCAAGGAAACCGGCAAGCTGTATTTTGATTTCATGTATCAGGGCTTACGCTGCCGGGAGATGACTGCCCTGAACAACACCGTTGAAAATCAGCGCAAGATAGAGCAGATGCTCAAACGGATTGATGCCGAGATCATGCTCGGACAGTTTGATTATGGGCGCTACTTTCCAAAGTCAAAGATGCTCGAAAAGCTGGCGCGTCAAGAACGATTGCTAAGCTGTGGCAGCCGTGATGATCCGTTGTTTAAAGATTTTGTCGAAGAGTGGTTGTTTGAAAACGAAGTGCGCTGGAAAAAATCCTACGCCGGTAATATCCGGGGCATTTTGAGAAACTATCTGCTCAAAAGGTTTGGCGAAAAAAAAGTCAGCTGCATCACAAAAGCCGAGATCCTGAAATTCCGTTCGACACTCGCCAAAGTAACAGACGGAAACAGGTTGTCGCCCGATCGGATAAACCACATCATGACGCCATTGCGCATGATACTGGCTGACGCAGCTGACCGTTACGACTTTACCACGCCTTTTACTGGATTGAAACAACTGCCCGTCGCACCGTCACAGGTCGATCCGTTCTCTCTTAAGGAAGTCTGGCGGTTTCTTGATCAGGTGCGCCAGGACTATCGCAACTACTATCTGGTGCGTTTCTTTACCGGCATGCGCACCTCCGAAGTCGATGGACTCAAATGGTGTTACGTCGACTTTGACCGGCGCGAGATCCTGATTCGCGAAACTCTGGTCAAAGGGCAGGTGGAAACCACCAAAACCCACGGTTCCGCCAGAACCATCCAGATGTCGGTTCCGGTCTATGACGCTCTCAAACAACAAAAGCTCGTTACCGAGCAAACGAGTGATTACGTGTTCTGCACCGAAAACGGTACTCCACTCAATTACAGCAATGTCGCGGCGCGTATCTGGTATCCGACCCTGAAACGATTGGGCTTGAAAAAACGTCGACCCTACCAGACCCGCCACACCGCAGCTACCCTGTGGTTGGCAGCCGGTGAGAATCCGGAATGGATTGCACGACAGATGGGGCATACCACCACCAAGATGCTGTTCACCATCTACAGTCGCTTTGTTCCCAACCTGACCCGCAATGACGGCTCTGCCTTTGAGAACCTGATCGTCTCAGCCCGCCAGCCGGAAAGAGAGGCGCTATGA
- a CDS encoding TraI domain-containing protein: MKHEAKQRIQDRYRVMDIQPTSNDHPSGCVISTLENAQQRIQGQLCQQGYYSQLQPLQLGNLIEIRGYLHTIDETPIVILETVQLINAPIAEAWYLIPLSWFCAPDHAMQLSQLLQQITNVALQAFLSSLCTDDTLIQKFLSLPASVRHHHACPGGLLEHSLECAQQMAGTSGFSGVEKQLGILAALLHDIGKVRTQGRGQWAYQQRQLLNHDLLTLEVLAPHLAVLDNHWPAGALTLRYLLSWHVSGYRAIPAMALAEMVRCADRISAAKDRERQAFAEDEGGNGIVHHDGLTRWQITDSGFCG, from the coding sequence ATGAAGCATGAAGCCAAGCAACGCATTCAGGACCGCTACCGGGTGATGGACATTCAACCGACCAGCAACGATCATCCCTCTGGCTGTGTGATCTCGACTCTGGAAAACGCTCAACAGAGAATCCAAGGACAGCTGTGCCAACAAGGGTATTATTCCCAGCTCCAGCCATTACAACTGGGCAACCTCATCGAGATCAGAGGTTATTTACACACCATTGATGAAACACCCATAGTCATTCTTGAAACGGTTCAGCTCATCAATGCACCTATCGCTGAGGCATGGTATCTGATCCCATTGAGCTGGTTTTGTGCTCCTGATCATGCCATGCAGTTGTCACAGCTCCTGCAGCAGATCACAAATGTTGCACTGCAGGCCTTTCTCTCGTCACTGTGTACTGACGACACTCTGATACAAAAATTTCTGTCACTCCCCGCCAGTGTTCGCCATCACCACGCCTGCCCCGGTGGTTTACTCGAACACAGCCTCGAATGCGCTCAACAGATGGCTGGGACAAGTGGCTTTTCAGGCGTGGAAAAACAACTGGGAATTCTGGCCGCTTTGTTACACGACATCGGTAAAGTCCGCACCCAGGGAAGAGGACAGTGGGCCTACCAGCAGCGCCAACTGCTGAACCATGATCTGTTGACCCTTGAAGTACTCGCGCCCCATTTAGCCGTTCTCGATAATCACTGGCCTGCCGGCGCTTTGACGTTACGCTATTTGCTGAGTTGGCATGTCTCCGGATATCGTGCGATTCCCGCCATGGCACTGGCCGAGATGGTCCGCTGCGCGGATCGCATCAGTGCGGCCAAAGATCGTGAGCGGCAAGCTTTTGCTGAGGACGAAGGTGGTAACGGGATTGTCCATCATGATGGATTAACTCGTTGGCAAATCACAGATTCCGGGTTTTGTGGCTAA